In a single window of the Candidatus Omnitrophota bacterium genome:
- a CDS encoding ABC transporter permease, with amino-acid sequence MNFPSNTLEILRSLVIRNLKVRYKGSVVGFFWTFLNPLLTTLILYIVFSYIVKIGIKGYPLFLLSALLPWGFFSASLGDASRSLVDNAPLVKKAYFRREILPISYVVSNFVNFLIGICVLLPLVIVLRPHVLTSIFCLPVVLAAHLLFTTGLALFLSCANVYLRDVSHVTEISLMLWFYLTPVFYPVSMVPSRFHGLYMLNPMASIITMYRNMLFDGIVPSAESLFGIAAVSAVLLSACYLIFRKYEPSLAKYI; translated from the coding sequence ATGAATTTTCCATCGAATACACTAGAGATATTAAGAAGCCTCGTCATCAGAAATCTTAAAGTCCGCTACAAAGGGTCCGTTGTCGGGTTTTTCTGGACATTCCTGAACCCTCTCCTTACGACGCTTATACTGTATATCGTCTTTTCATATATCGTGAAGATAGGGATAAAGGGATACCCGCTCTTCCTGCTCTCAGCGCTGCTGCCATGGGGATTTTTTTCGGCATCGCTGGGCGACGCATCGCGGTCGCTCGTCGATAACGCCCCCCTCGTGAAGAAGGCCTACTTCCGCAGGGAGATACTTCCCATCTCTTACGTAGTGAGCAACTTCGTCAATTTTTTGATAGGTATTTGCGTGCTGCTTCCCCTGGTGATCGTCCTCCGGCCCCATGTCCTCACTTCGATCTTTTGCCTGCCCGTGGTGCTCGCGGCCCACTTATTATTCACTACAGGCCTTGCCCTTTTTTTATCATGCGCCAATGTATATCTGAGGGACGTGAGCCATGTGACGGAGATCTCGCTCATGCTCTGGTTTTACCTGACCCCCGTATTCTATCCCGTATCCATGGTACCGTCACGTTTTCACGGTTTATATATGTTGAATCCCATGGCCTCGATCATCACCATGTACCGGAACATGCTATTTGACGGCATAGTCCCTTCCGCCGAAAGCTTATTCGGGATAGCGGCGGTATCGGCGGTCTTGCTTTCAGCGTGTTATCTCATCTTCAGAAAGTATGAGCCATCTCTGGCAAAATATATATGA
- a CDS encoding ABC transporter ATP-binding protein: MDPATAVVFKNVGEKFRRYHLRESSLKDRALNILLRKRAPSDEFWALKGINFTVRKGETVGIIGENGSGKTTILNLITGILRPDAGTVSVNGMVSAMLEIGIGFHQELSGRENIYIYGAILGLSKKKIDSKFDEIVAFSGLEDFIDAPLKTYSAGMYVRLGFSVAINVEPDILLLDEALSVGDENFQRRCIDKIEEFKKRGKTIIMVSHDMYLIGALCDRVIVFRKGAIEADADAARGIEIYEEMMKRKRGGAMLERGRLKVTFDNGRISLLWNGRMISKGLGCYTSLLSGDTWYDSAFDGWGCLYLGSTKMVAMGTWKNLPIAQVWQIEMKDDNTINWTVDMQIKEKVHLRNKQINVMVTDGYMNWRASGSHHGSLPEDFSPRGREWQTIWQQDAVTPDPLSILCAGDGSGALPSVSFHCSYDRSAYIAKVINSDSSFRARVLQYVRADSDNDFEFAPDQYRYFEGRISINAD; encoded by the coding sequence ATGGATCCCGCCACAGCGGTCGTCTTTAAGAACGTCGGAGAAAAATTCAGGCGGTACCATCTCCGCGAAAGCAGCCTGAAGGACAGGGCATTGAACATCCTCCTGCGTAAGCGCGCCCCATCCGACGAATTCTGGGCCCTCAAGGGTATAAATTTTACCGTGAGAAAGGGCGAGACGGTCGGGATAATAGGGGAGAACGGTTCGGGAAAGACGACCATATTGAATCTCATAACGGGGATACTCAGACCCGATGCCGGAACGGTATCGGTCAATGGGATGGTCTCCGCGATGTTAGAGATAGGCATCGGTTTTCACCAGGAGCTTTCGGGAAGAGAGAACATATATATTTACGGGGCCATATTGGGGCTGAGCAAGAAGAAGATAGACTCTAAATTCGATGAGATCGTTGCCTTTTCCGGGCTGGAGGATTTTATAGACGCCCCGCTCAAGACCTATTCTGCGGGGATGTATGTGCGCCTGGGGTTTTCGGTCGCAATAAACGTGGAACCCGATATCCTGCTGCTCGATGAAGCGTTGTCGGTGGGGGATGAAAATTTTCAGAGAAGGTGCATCGACAAGATAGAGGAATTCAAAAAGAGAGGGAAGACCATAATAATGGTCTCGCATGACATGTATCTTATCGGCGCGCTATGCGACAGGGTCATCGTCTTCAGAAAGGGCGCGATCGAGGCCGACGCGGATGCGGCCAGAGGCATTGAGATATACGAAGAGATGATGAAGAGGAAGAGGGGCGGCGCGATGCTGGAGAGAGGCCGCTTGAAGGTGACGTTCGACAACGGGAGGATATCATTATTATGGAACGGGCGCATGATCTCCAAGGGGCTAGGATGTTACACGTCCCTTCTTTCGGGGGATACCTGGTACGATTCCGCCTTTGACGGATGGGGGTGCCTCTATCTGGGTTCGACGAAGATGGTCGCTATGGGTACCTGGAAAAACCTGCCCATAGCCCAGGTATGGCAGATAGAGATGAAAGACGATAATACGATAAACTGGACCGTGGATATGCAGATAAAAGAGAAGGTGCATCTGCGGAATAAACAGATAAATGTCATGGTAACGGACGGATACATGAATTGGCGCGCCTCCGGCAGCCATCATGGATCGCTGCCGGAGGATTTTTCTCCCAGGGGGCGCGAATGGCAGACCATATGGCAGCAGGACGCCGTCACCCCGGATCCGTTGAGCATTTTATGCGCCGGGGACGGGAGCGGGGCATTGCCGTCCGTATCGTTCCATTGTTCTTATGACCGGAGTGCGTATATAGCAAAGGTCATAAACTCCGACAGTTCGTTCAGGGCACGGGTATTACAGTATGTCAGGGCCGATAGCGATAACGATTTTGAATTTGCGCCTGACCAATACAGGTATTTCGAAGGCAGGATATCAATTAACGCCGATTAA